ATGCCCCTTTGACGGCCACAGGCAGATAAACTTTGGAACCGACGGTGATGACTTTCGTGTCCATGTTGGAACCATGATCGCCGGGCACGGCACAATGAATGTCGCCGCTGCGGGGCGCCACGCCGATCACGCCCACCATCGGCGTCAGCGGCAGGATGATATCCTTGCTGAAGTGGGCATAGCCGTCCTTGATCGGAATGATTTTCGTATTGGCTTTTTCCGTCTTCTCGCCAAGCACTCCCAGTCCCGGCGACGTGACCATTACGCCCTGCGGCGCAAAATCAATGCCAAGGATCTCGACGCACAGCACATCGTCCGGCTCGGCACCGTTAACGTAAATCGGACCGACCGAACAGTCCATGATGGAGATGTCGATGTCGGGGCGCAACACGCTGGAATCTTTGATCTGCCCACTGTAGCAGTCGTCGGTTTCGACGGTGAAAACTTCGCCGTCATCGACAAAATACGCAACTTTGTTGTCCTGATTAAAAGAGAAAATAACTTTGTCTTTTCCTAAAACTTGCATTCAGCACACCCGCTTTACCAAGCGCTCGGAAGAATGCCCATGAGGTCGAAAATTGCGTAGACAGCCGCACCGCAGAAGAGGACGATAAGCAGGGCCTGAACCCAGCCGGCACTGTACCAGCCGCACTTCCAATGTGGTTCGATGTCGCTGCTTTTGCGCGAGTTATTCAGCATCATCACGGGCAGGATGGACATGATCACGCCGCCGAATGTTCCGGCCAGATAAATTGCGTCGACGAAGCCAACCATGCCGCTGTAGGCCAGCAGAAAGGGAGGCACGCAGACGCAGATCACCGAAACGAGCCGGGTCATGAAATCGGTCTCGGATTTGAAATGGAACATGTCGACGATGTTCGTCAGGAAGCTGCCGCCGACGGCCCAGTAAGAAGTCATCATAGCGCACAGGGCGAAGATGTTGGCGATGAAGAAAGCCCACTGACCAAGGGCTTCACCCCAAGCAATCGTGGCGACCTGCGTGACTTTTTCGGGGCCGGTCAGAGAGATGACAGCCAGAGGCACAAGAGCCAACAGCACGGCGGTGAGAAACATGCCCGTGGTGATGGCCTTGGGCAGTTTCCGAGGATCATGGCGCAAGCCGCGAGCCATTTCGGGCACAGCATACTGAGCGATGTAACAGAAAATCGCGACGTTAAATACAGGCACGGCGTACGTCCAATTGGCGTAGAGAGCGCTGTTCACATTCGCCTTGTCGGAGAGAAACGAAGCCACGATAATCACGCCGACCATGACCATCATGCCAGTGCTGATGATTTTTTCGGCGACTCCGGTGGCCTTCAGACCCAGCCAGACGACGATGACGGCAGGAATAGCAAACAGCAGACTGCCCATTTGATTGGGAATGCCGAATATTTTAGCAAGAATATTGCCGCTACCGGTCATGTAGGCAATCATGCAACCGATCGAGTTGGCCGCCACAGAGATAAAGATGAGCACGGCTCCCAGTTTGCCGACATAACGCTCAGCCAGTCCGGGGAGTTGTAGAGGTTTTTCCGTGCGCAATGTCGTCTCGGCGACGTACAGCATTGAGAATGTCGTGAAAATGCCGGCTATAATCAGCCATAGCAACAGAATCGGCCAGCCGGCCTTACGGCTCGAATAGGCCAGCCCGAGAATGCCGGAGCCGATATTCGCGCCGACGACGATCATCGTCGCTTCCCAGAACGTCAGCTTGTGAACTTTCAACGCGGAACTCTGTTCGTGAGTGCTCATCCATATTTCCTCCTTGAAAAGCATAATCTATCTTTAATGACAGTATTTTTATAAAAGATAATATCATGATATAAGTCAGTATATCATGGAATGTCGAAGTGTCAAAATAACCGCAGCAGGAATTGGCAGGAAACACCACATGTCGTCCGAGGCGTCCGGAGAGAGTTTTTTATCGGGCTGTTTCAGTCTTTCGGAACGTTGTTTCCTTCAAGATAACGGGATTTTCCCATTCGAACCGGAGCGCTTGCCGTTGGCGAGACAGAGGACCGGGTTTCGAGAGGGGCTCTTAAGAATCAGCACGATCTTCCGATTCAGAGGCTTCAACATTTTCTTCGCCGCAGAGCTGAAAATTGGTCATGTTGGCGAGATGCTCCACGGCGTCGAGGCGGCGGCGCAGGACGCGGGTGCGGCGGCCGGTCTCTTCGATGGACGAGGCGGCGGCGTTGAGCTGGCGCCTCGCCTTGTCGAGGGCTTCGCCGAATTTGCCGAACTCGCCGCGTACGGAGGCCAGGAGTTCCCACACTTCGCCGCTGCGCTGCTGGATCGCCAGCGTGCGGAAGCCCATGCGCAGGCTGCTGAGCAGCGCCGCCAGCGTGGCGGGGCCGGCGACGACGACGCGGTACTTGCGCTGCAGCCGTTCGGCCGCGGCGGGGTCGCGCAGCACTTCGGCGTACAGTCCCTCGATGGGCAGGAAGATCAAGGCGAAATCGGTGCTGTGCGGCGGCGCGATATACTTTTCGCAGACGTCTTTCGCTTCGCTTTCGAGTACCCTGAGCAAAGCCGCGCGCGCCGCGGCCGCGGACTGCTCGTCGCCGCGGGACGAGGCGTCGCAGAGGCGGTGATAATCTTCCAGCGGGAACTTGCTGTCGATCGGCAGCCACACGGGCGGCGCGCCGTCCCCGCCGCCGGGCAGGCGCACGGCGTACTCGACGCGCTCCTGCGAATCGGGGCGGATCGCCACGTTGGCGGCGTACTGCTCGGGCGAAAGGATCTGTTCGAGGATGGCGCGCAGCTGCACTTCGCCCCAGGAACCGCGCACCTTGACGTTGGTGAGCACGCGCTTGAGATCGCCGACGCTGCCGGCCAGGCTGCGCATCTCGCCCAGCCCCTTCTGCACGGCTTCGAGCTGCCGCTGCACGAGCGCGAAGGAACTGCCCAGACGCTTGTCGATGGTCTCCTGCAGGCGCTCTTCCACGCCGGCGCGGATCTTTTCCAGCTGTGACTGGTTTTCCCGACGCAGTCCGAGCAGGTCGGTCCGCAGCGATTCGAGGCGTTTGTCCACGGCGGCGTTGAGGTCGCCGCTGCGTTTTTCCAGCCGTTCGATGCGGTCGGCCTGCAGGTCGCCGATGGCGCGCACCGACTCGGTGAGGCTCATTGAGCTGGCGCGCAGCGTCTCGTTCAGCTCGCGGCGCATCTCCGAACTGCGGCGCAGCGCCTCTTCGCTCTGCTCGGAAAGTTCCTGCTGGAGCAGTTCCATGAGCAGGTCTTCCGTGGCGATGCGGCCGCGTTTCTGGGCGAAGAGCAAGACGACGCAGGCGGCCGCCGCTCCCAGCGAGCAGGCCGCCGTGATCCAGGGCAGATAGTTTTCCATGTTTTCTCCCGATTTCGTAAAGATAGGGTTCTCTTTGTCATTGTATCACAGAAAATAAAATTTTAGTTTTCATGCGCTGTTGTTTGTTGACATCTTTGTCGTTCCAACCGTCACCGGCGCCATCGGCGACGGAATGAGAAAAACAGGAAGCCGCCTCGGAAAAATGACCGGGACGGCTTCTTACGACGTTCTCCCCTCGCCCGTGACGTCGCACAAGATGCCGTCATGCCGGATTTTTCGCGATTCATCGCTTCCAGAAGTGTGGGATCAGGATGCCGGTCATGACCAGCGCCGCGCCGATCAGGCTCTGCAGG
This sequence is a window from Pyramidobacter piscolens W5455. Protein-coding genes within it:
- a CDS encoding DNA recombination protein RmuC, encoding MENYLPWITAACSLGAAAACVVLLFAQKRGRIATEDLLMELLQQELSEQSEEALRRSSEMRRELNETLRASSMSLTESVRAIGDLQADRIERLEKRSGDLNAAVDKRLESLRTDLLGLRRENQSQLEKIRAGVEERLQETIDKRLGSSFALVQRQLEAVQKGLGEMRSLAGSVGDLKRVLTNVKVRGSWGEVQLRAILEQILSPEQYAANVAIRPDSQERVEYAVRLPGGGDGAPPVWLPIDSKFPLEDYHRLCDASSRGDEQSAAAARAALLRVLESEAKDVCEKYIAPPHSTDFALIFLPIEGLYAEVLRDPAAAERLQRKYRVVVAGPATLAALLSSLRMGFRTLAIQQRSGEVWELLASVRGEFGKFGEALDKARRQLNAAASSIEETGRRTRVLRRRLDAVEHLANMTNFQLCGEENVEASESEDRADS
- a CDS encoding amino acid permease, which encodes MSTHEQSSALKVHKLTFWEATMIVVGANIGSGILGLAYSSRKAGWPILLLWLIIAGIFTTFSMLYVAETTLRTEKPLQLPGLAERYVGKLGAVLIFISVAANSIGCMIAYMTGSGNILAKIFGIPNQMGSLLFAIPAVIVVWLGLKATGVAEKIISTGMMVMVGVIIVASFLSDKANVNSALYANWTYAVPVFNVAIFCYIAQYAVPEMARGLRHDPRKLPKAITTGMFLTAVLLALVPLAVISLTGPEKVTQVATIAWGEALGQWAFFIANIFALCAMMTSYWAVGGSFLTNIVDMFHFKSETDFMTRLVSVICVCVPPFLLAYSGMVGFVDAIYLAGTFGGVIMSILPVMMLNNSRKSSDIEPHWKCGWYSAGWVQALLIVLFCGAAVYAIFDLMGILPSAW
- a CDS encoding acetamidase/formamidase family protein; translated protein: MQVLGKDKVIFSFNQDNKVAYFVDDGEVFTVETDDCYSGQIKDSSVLRPDIDISIMDCSVGPIYVNGAEPDDVLCVEILGIDFAPQGVMVTSPGLGVLGEKTEKANTKIIPIKDGYAHFSKDIILPLTPMVGVIGVAPRSGDIHCAVPGDHGSNMDTKVITVGSKVYLPVAVKGALLAVGDLHACMGDGELSGTGIETAGKILMKTTVVKGTRLERPMVETKDGMYTIASAKEFKDGVHTAVEDMVNYLMRKTGLGFQDAYRLLSATCDIQVSQVVNDLHTFRVRAPKALLKLGGI